The Klebsiella sp. RHBSTW-00484 genome includes a window with the following:
- the gcl gene encoding glyoxylate carboligase → MATMRAVDAAMYILEKEGVNTAFGVPGAAINPFYSAMRKHGGIRHILARHVEGASHMAEGYTRATAGNIGVCLGTSGPAGTDMITALYSASADSIPILCITGQAPRARLHKEDFQAVDIESIAKPVTKMAVTVREAALVPGVLQQAFHLMRSGRPGPVLIDLPYDVQVAEIEFDPELYSPLPAYKPVATRPQIERALAMLLMAERPVIVAGGGVINADAAALLQQFAEITHVPVIPTLMGWGCIPDDHELMAGMVGLQTAHRYGNATLLASDLVFGIGNRFANRHTGSVEKYTAGRKIIHIDIEPTQIGRVLCPDLGIVSDAKAALTQLVEIAQQMQKEGRLPRRESWVDECQQRKRTLLRKTHFDNVPVKPQRVYEEMNKSFGRDVCYVTTIGLSQIAAAQMLHVFKDRHWINCGQAGPLGWTLPAALGVCAADPERNVVAISGDFDFQFMIEELAVGAQFNIPYVHVLVNNAYLGLIRQSQRAFDMDYCVQLAFENINSSEVNGYGVDHVKVAEGLGCKAIRVIKPEDIAPAFELAKAWMKEYRVPVVVEVILERVTNISMGSELDNVMEFEDVADSAIDAPTETCFMKYE, encoded by the coding sequence ATGGCAACAATGAGAGCCGTCGACGCGGCAATGTATATACTTGAAAAAGAAGGGGTTAATACTGCATTTGGCGTGCCTGGCGCGGCCATTAACCCTTTCTACTCAGCGATGCGCAAGCACGGCGGTATTCGTCATATCCTGGCTCGCCACGTAGAGGGTGCGTCGCATATGGCGGAAGGCTATACGCGCGCCACTGCCGGTAACATCGGCGTATGCCTGGGAACATCCGGCCCGGCGGGTACGGATATGATTACCGCTCTTTACTCTGCCTCCGCCGATTCCATTCCCATTCTGTGCATTACCGGTCAGGCACCGCGCGCTCGTCTGCATAAAGAGGATTTCCAGGCGGTGGATATTGAGTCTATCGCCAAGCCGGTCACCAAGATGGCGGTGACCGTGCGTGAAGCGGCGCTGGTGCCGGGCGTGCTGCAGCAGGCTTTCCACCTGATGCGTTCCGGCAGACCGGGTCCGGTGCTGATCGACCTGCCTTATGATGTCCAGGTGGCGGAAATCGAGTTCGATCCTGAGCTGTATTCGCCGCTCCCGGCTTATAAACCTGTTGCCACGCGTCCACAAATTGAACGTGCGCTGGCGATGTTACTGATGGCGGAGCGCCCGGTGATTGTCGCCGGTGGCGGGGTGATTAATGCCGACGCCGCAGCGCTGTTGCAGCAATTTGCGGAAATAACCCATGTGCCGGTGATCCCGACGCTGATGGGCTGGGGCTGTATCCCGGACGACCACGAGCTGATGGCGGGAATGGTTGGTTTACAGACCGCGCATCGCTACGGTAACGCCACGTTGCTGGCCTCCGACCTGGTGTTTGGTATCGGCAACCGCTTTGCTAACCGCCATACCGGTTCGGTAGAGAAGTACACTGCAGGGCGCAAAATCATCCACATTGATATCGAACCCACGCAGATTGGTCGCGTACTGTGTCCGGATTTAGGCATTGTCTCCGATGCGAAAGCCGCGTTAACCCAACTGGTGGAAATCGCGCAGCAGATGCAAAAAGAGGGCCGCCTGCCGCGCCGTGAGAGCTGGGTAGATGAGTGCCAGCAACGCAAACGCACGCTGCTGCGTAAAACGCACTTCGATAACGTGCCGGTTAAACCGCAGCGCGTCTACGAAGAGATGAACAAATCCTTTGGCCGCGACGTGTGTTACGTCACCACCATTGGTTTGTCGCAAATCGCTGCTGCGCAGATGCTGCACGTATTTAAAGACCGCCACTGGATCAACTGTGGTCAGGCGGGGCCGCTGGGCTGGACGCTTCCTGCCGCATTGGGCGTGTGTGCCGCCGATCCTGAACGCAACGTAGTGGCGATCTCCGGCGACTTCGACTTCCAGTTCATGATTGAAGAGCTTGCGGTAGGTGCGCAGTTCAATATCCCTTACGTTCACGTGCTGGTGAACAACGCCTACCTGGGCTTAATTCGTCAGTCGCAGCGCGCGTTTGACATGGATTACTGCGTCCAGCTGGCGTTTGAAAATATTAACTCCAGCGAAGTCAACGGTTATGGCGTTGACCACGTGAAGGTCGCTGAAGGCCTTGGTTGTAAAGCGATCCGCGTCATCAAACCTGAAGACATCGCGCCCGCGTTTGAACTGGCGAAAGCGTGGATGAAAGAGTATCGCGTCCCGGTAGTTGTGGAAGTGATCCTTGAGCGCGTCACCAATATCTCGATGGGCAGCGAGCTGGATAACGTCATGGAATTCGAAGACGTTGCCGACAGCGCCATTGATGCGCCGACCGAAACCTGCTTTATGAAATATGAATAA
- the allR gene encoding HTH-type transcriptional repressor AllR produces MTEVRRRGRPGQQEPTAQKGAQALERGIAILQYLEKSGGSSSVSDISLNLDLPLSTTFRLLKVLEGADFVYQDSQLGWWHIGLGAFNIGSAYIHNRDVLSVGGPFMRRLMLMSGETVNVAIRNGNEAVLIGQQECKSMVRMCAPLGSRLPLHASGAGKALLYPLSAEELIDVIVKTGLQQFTPTTIVDLPALQRNLDEAKVSGYCIDQEEHVTGLNCIASAVYDDVGSVVAAISISGPASRLTADRFVSQGELVRETARNISTALGLKTQAD; encoded by the coding sequence ATGACAGAAGTTAGAAGGCGCGGAAGGCCGGGCCAGCAGGAGCCGACCGCGCAAAAAGGCGCACAGGCGCTGGAGAGAGGGATCGCGATACTGCAATACCTTGAAAAGAGCGGCGGCAGCTCGTCGGTTAGCGATATTTCCCTGAATCTGGACTTACCGTTATCGACCACCTTTCGCCTGCTGAAGGTGCTGGAAGGCGCAGATTTTGTGTATCAGGACAGTCAGTTAGGCTGGTGGCACATCGGTCTTGGCGCATTTAACATCGGCTCGGCGTATATCCACAACCGGGATGTTTTATCAGTAGGCGGGCCGTTTATGCGCCGATTGATGCTGATGTCGGGCGAGACGGTCAACGTGGCTATTCGCAACGGTAACGAAGCGGTGTTGATTGGTCAGCAGGAGTGCAAATCGATGGTGCGAATGTGTGCCCCGCTGGGAAGCCGATTGCCGCTGCACGCGTCGGGGGCGGGGAAAGCGCTGCTGTATCCGCTGTCAGCAGAAGAGCTGATAGATGTCATCGTGAAGACCGGGTTGCAGCAATTTACGCCGACGACCATTGTCGATTTACCCGCGCTACAGCGCAATCTGGATGAGGCAAAAGTCAGCGGCTACTGCATCGACCAGGAGGAGCACGTGACGGGATTAAACTGTATTGCTTCAGCGGTTTACGATGATGTGGGGAGCGTAGTGGCGGCCATTTCGATTTCCGGGCCCGCTTCCAGACTCACTGCGGACCGCTTTGTCAGCCAGGGAGAGCTGGTGAGGGAGACCGCAAGGAATATCAGTACGGCGTTGGGCCTTAAAACTCAGGCGGATTGA
- the allA gene encoding ureidoglycolate lyase: MKLEVLPLTREAFRLYGDVIETQGQDFFHINDGKVQRFHDLAKVETLQQDRTLISINRAQPAVLPIVVTELERHPLGTQAFVPMNGEAFVVVVAAGGDEPDMNTLRAFISNGCQGVNYHRNVWHHPLFAWQTETDFLTVDRGGKDNCDVVEIPTVELSFA; this comes from the coding sequence ATGAAGCTTGAAGTATTGCCGCTGACGCGTGAAGCATTCCGCCTCTATGGAGATGTTATCGAAACGCAAGGACAAGATTTTTTCCATATTAATGATGGCAAAGTGCAGCGCTTTCACGATCTGGCGAAGGTCGAGACGCTCCAGCAGGATCGGACGCTGATCAGCATTAATCGCGCCCAGCCAGCGGTGCTACCGATTGTGGTGACCGAGCTGGAACGCCATCCGTTAGGCACCCAGGCGTTTGTGCCGATGAATGGCGAAGCCTTTGTCGTGGTGGTCGCGGCGGGGGGCGATGAGCCGGATATGAACACCCTGCGGGCCTTTATCTCTAACGGCTGTCAGGGCGTCAATTATCACCGCAATGTCTGGCATCACCCACTGTTTGCCTGGCAAACCGAAACCGATTTTTTAACCGTCGATCGTGGCGGAAAAGATAACTGCGATGTCGTGGAGATCCCGACCGTGGAGTTGAGCTTTGCGTGA
- the allS gene encoding HTH-type transcriptional activator AllS — MLDPETLRTFVSVAETGSFSRAAEKLYKTTATISYRIKLLEDNTGVALFSRTTRSVLLTPAGMHLLAQAREWLGWIDSMPGELQQINDGVERQVNIVVNNLMYHPQAIARLLAWLTQRYPFTQFHFSRQIYMGVWDTLLHDDFSLAIGVTGTEPLSENIAVNPLGEVTWLFVMSPHHPLSQQTDPLSEAQLRRYPAVNIEDSARRLTKRVAWRLPGQKEIIVPDIETKVAAHIAGVGIGFLPEPLCQPLIARGELIARQIPAMRPPSPLSLAWRKDHPGKAVQDVASLFSHSAPEIQGFLTLFSDTP, encoded by the coding sequence ATGCTAGATCCCGAAACACTGCGCACATTTGTGAGCGTCGCGGAGACCGGTAGCTTCTCCAGAGCAGCGGAAAAACTGTACAAAACCACCGCCACCATCAGCTATCGCATTAAGCTGCTGGAAGATAACACCGGCGTGGCGCTCTTTAGTCGTACCACCCGCAGCGTCCTGCTAACCCCGGCGGGAATGCACCTGCTGGCGCAGGCCAGAGAGTGGCTGGGCTGGATTGACAGCATGCCTGGAGAGCTGCAGCAGATTAACGACGGCGTTGAGCGTCAGGTCAATATCGTCGTGAATAACCTGATGTATCACCCTCAGGCCATTGCGCGACTGCTGGCCTGGCTCACTCAGCGCTACCCTTTTACGCAATTTCATTTTTCACGCCAAATCTATATGGGCGTCTGGGATACGCTTCTGCACGATGACTTTTCGCTGGCGATTGGCGTGACCGGCACCGAACCCTTATCGGAAAACATTGCGGTTAATCCGCTGGGCGAGGTGACCTGGCTGTTCGTGATGTCGCCGCATCATCCGCTCAGCCAGCAAACCGACCCGCTATCAGAAGCCCAGTTGCGTCGCTATCCGGCGGTGAATATAGAGGACAGCGCCCGCCGGTTGACCAAGCGCGTCGCCTGGCGTCTGCCGGGGCAAAAAGAGATTATTGTTCCGGATATTGAAACCAAAGTCGCGGCGCATATCGCAGGCGTCGGCATTGGTTTTTTACCCGAGCCGCTGTGCCAGCCGCTTATCGCCCGCGGCGAGCTTATTGCCCGGCAAATTCCGGCCATGCGCCCTCCCTCTCCTCTGAGCCTCGCCTGGCGTAAAGATCATCCCGGTAAAGCGGTGCAGGATGTCGCTTCGCTGTTCAGCCATTCGGCCCCGGAAATTCAGGGGTTTCTGACGCTATTCAGCGATACACCGTGA
- the mnmH gene encoding tRNA 2-selenouridine(34) synthase MnmH — protein MELVPQNIRQILASDTPLIDVRAPIEFRQSAMPAAVNLPLMNDDERAAVGTCYKRQGAEAALALGHQLVNGEVRASRLAAWKKACARHPDGYLCCARGGQRSHIVQQWLKEAGVDYPLIVGGYKALRQAAIQLTEELVQRPIVLIGGCTGNGKTQLVCAQPDGIDLEGLAHHRGSSFGRTLQEQHQQATFENHLAVAMLKKSQQQTRWVLEDEGHMIGANHLPECMRLRMAQSPLAVVEDPFEIRLERLREEYFTRMHREFIGAYGEEQGWQEYSEYLHHGLFAIRRRLGLQRFAQLTALLNEALAEQQRTGSTETHFGWLVPLLNEYYDPMYRYQLGKKAEKIIFRGSWQEVAAWLKSAEE, from the coding sequence ATGGAATTAGTACCACAGAATATTCGACAGATTCTTGCCAGCGATACGCCGCTGATTGACGTACGCGCCCCCATTGAGTTCAGGCAAAGCGCAATGCCTGCGGCTGTCAATTTGCCACTAATGAACGATGACGAACGCGCAGCCGTCGGCACCTGCTACAAGCGCCAGGGAGCGGAAGCCGCGCTCGCGCTGGGCCACCAGCTGGTGAACGGCGAGGTTCGCGCCAGCCGCCTTGCAGCCTGGAAAAAGGCCTGCGCGCGCCATCCCGATGGCTACCTGTGCTGTGCCCGCGGCGGCCAGCGTTCGCATATCGTGCAGCAGTGGCTGAAAGAAGCGGGCGTTGATTACCCGCTGATCGTTGGCGGTTATAAAGCACTGCGCCAGGCGGCTATTCAGCTCACCGAAGAGCTGGTGCAGCGCCCTATCGTGCTGATCGGCGGCTGTACTGGCAACGGTAAAACCCAACTGGTTTGCGCCCAGCCCGACGGTATCGATCTCGAGGGCCTCGCTCATCATCGCGGCTCCTCGTTTGGCCGGACTTTGCAGGAGCAGCATCAGCAGGCCACCTTTGAAAATCACCTGGCGGTAGCAATGCTCAAAAAGTCACAGCAGCAGACGCGCTGGGTGCTGGAAGATGAAGGGCATATGATCGGCGCAAATCATCTGCCGGAGTGTATGCGCCTTCGTATGGCGCAGTCGCCGCTGGCGGTGGTGGAGGACCCGTTTGAGATCCGTCTTGAGCGGCTGCGCGAGGAGTATTTCACACGGATGCATCGTGAATTTATTGGCGCATACGGCGAGGAGCAAGGGTGGCAGGAGTACAGCGAATATCTGCATCATGGCCTGTTCGCCATTCGCCGCCGCCTGGGGTTACAGCGTTTTGCCCAGCTCACCGCTCTGCTTAATGAGGCACTGGCTGAGCAGCAGCGCACCGGTAGCACAGAAACCCATTTTGGCTGGCTGGTTCCCCTGCTGAACGAGTATTACGATCCGATGTACCGCTATCAGCTCGGGAAAAAGGCGGAGAAGATTATCTTTCGCGGCAGCTGGCAGGAAGTCGCCGCCTGGCTAAAAAGTGCAGAGGAGTGA
- a CDS encoding porin produces the protein MAHKIKALAISIGAALALTSFASQAEITLLKQDPQAGYPLSRLNFTVGGSIRPQFNMMSGDGDKGSYKRNGFDGGTRFRFAADYYLFDDISWISYYELGVNIPALFDWDNHYAEGANDTSRRMLYTGLKSDTWGTLTYGQQNSVYYDVVGVKTDIWDYDMVGQAPGNGINGDYDGSYRSRNMLKYKKTVGDVDLYASYLFEDSEYLPGNGLRYKRKGGGSIGADYHIMKDLTWGTAWNYTRADMRNPSNSDSKSYDQNIVGTALSWTPDNWTFSFGGGWYQNFLTTRKTDVHNYFAGDAWGIEYFAGYKFPIGQYALKSIQPYFMGDRLQYVNGRNYQRIDNGVGVSFQLDYGFRVDYEHVFTSSTDNLGDMNLVRLRYDF, from the coding sequence ATGGCACATAAAATCAAAGCGCTGGCGATATCGATCGGCGCAGCCCTGGCGTTAACCTCTTTTGCATCCCAGGCTGAAATTACGCTATTAAAACAAGACCCTCAAGCGGGCTATCCGTTAAGTCGACTGAACTTCACCGTCGGCGGGAGTATTCGTCCGCAGTTCAATATGATGTCCGGCGATGGCGATAAAGGCTCTTATAAACGTAACGGTTTTGACGGCGGCACCCGTTTCCGCTTCGCGGCTGACTACTATCTGTTTGATGATATTAGCTGGATCAGCTACTACGAGCTGGGTGTCAATATTCCGGCGCTCTTCGACTGGGATAACCACTATGCCGAAGGCGCAAACGACACCAGCCGCCGTATGCTCTACACCGGCCTGAAAAGCGATACCTGGGGGACGTTAACTTACGGTCAGCAGAACAGCGTTTATTACGATGTAGTGGGCGTGAAAACCGATATCTGGGATTACGACATGGTCGGCCAGGCCCCGGGCAACGGGATCAACGGCGATTACGATGGATCTTACCGTTCACGCAATATGCTGAAATATAAGAAAACCGTCGGTGACGTCGATCTCTACGCTTCTTATCTGTTTGAAGACAGCGAATATCTGCCGGGCAACGGTCTGCGCTATAAGCGTAAAGGCGGCGGCTCCATCGGTGCGGATTACCACATCATGAAGGACCTGACCTGGGGCACCGCGTGGAACTATACCCGCGCCGATATGCGTAACCCGTCAAATTCGGACAGCAAATCTTACGACCAGAATATCGTCGGTACCGCGCTGAGCTGGACGCCGGATAACTGGACCTTCTCCTTCGGCGGCGGTTGGTATCAAAACTTCCTGACCACCAGGAAAACCGATGTACACAACTACTTCGCGGGCGATGCCTGGGGGATTGAGTACTTTGCCGGTTATAAATTCCCGATTGGTCAGTATGCGCTGAAATCTATTCAGCCGTACTTTATGGGCGACCGCCTGCAGTACGTGAATGGCCGCAACTACCAGCGCATTGATAACGGCGTCGGCGTAAGCTTCCAGCTGGATTACGGCTTCCGCGTTGATTATGAACACGTCTTCACGTCCAGCACTGACAACCTGGGTGATATGAACCTGGTACGTCTGCGTTACGACTTCTAA
- a CDS encoding monooxygenase encodes MSKKLLQLHFAFNGPFGSEMSRQLVELAESINQEPGFIWKVWTESEQNHEAGGIYLFQDEETALAYLNKHTARLKSLGVDEVICKIFDVNEPLTILNHGHL; translated from the coding sequence ATGTCAAAAAAACTACTGCAGCTGCACTTTGCCTTTAACGGGCCCTTCGGCAGCGAGATGTCCCGTCAGCTTGTGGAGCTGGCCGAGTCAATTAACCAGGAGCCGGGGTTTATCTGGAAGGTTTGGACTGAAAGCGAACAGAATCATGAAGCAGGCGGAATTTATCTTTTCCAGGATGAAGAGACCGCGCTTGCTTACCTCAATAAGCACACCGCGCGTCTGAAGTCTCTGGGGGTGGATGAGGTTATCTGCAAAATCTTCGACGTTAATGAGCCGCTCACCATCCTGAACCACGGTCATCTGTAA